The following are from one region of the Sulfurimicrobium lacus genome:
- a CDS encoding cytochrome c biogenesis protein ResB, which translates to MNTPNAFHRRLSQNIFELLSSMRLAISLLTVLAIASVIGTVLKQNEPYSNYVIQFGQFWFQVFESLGLYDVYHSGWFLTILAFLILSTGMCIFRNTPLMLREMRSFREHATEVSLRAFSHQAEFASTVPPDTLRVRLSQYLQGQGFRARIGAPNEAGDMLVAAKAGSYHRIGYTLTHTAIVVICLGGLIDGNIPLKVEQLVGWKKIETRDLPQSDVPAASRLSPANLSFRGGVTIPEGSSADVVFLNIGDGYLVQDLPFDIKLKKFRVEHYPTGQPKSFESDITITDKATHETVSQTIRVNHPLIYKGIAIYQASFGDGGTKLTMKGWNLFSPAQAPFTMHGVVKQASQMSNGNATYSVEFTEFRKFNIENFANENGDMASGWQNLLKYMQTGTTKAAKKDLRNVGPSFQYKIRDAQGQAREYFNYMLPIFLDDRWYILSGMRQAPNEPFRYIRIPLDEQSRIDGFMRLHAILLDKQAHPEIARHFAEFALQGEKISPSMMGKLEASTVKVLDIFAAGGFEALAKFIEKSVPAAEQEKAAQTYIKVLESAAVSAYRIAQAKAGQPATMNDSTLRFVRDSLNTTSDLFSYGAPVYLQLSEFDEVMASGLQLTRSPGKNIVYGGSLLLVLGVFFMFYVRERRIWLLVKPQSETVLFAMSTNRKTMDFEQEFNRHKEQLARLLKE; encoded by the coding sequence GTGAACACTCCAAACGCCTTTCACCGCCGTCTGTCGCAAAATATTTTCGAGCTGTTGAGCTCGATGCGCCTGGCCATCAGTCTGCTTACCGTGCTGGCGATCGCCTCCGTAATCGGCACGGTACTCAAGCAGAACGAGCCTTACTCGAATTACGTCATCCAGTTCGGACAATTCTGGTTCCAGGTATTCGAGTCTTTGGGGCTCTACGACGTTTACCATTCCGGCTGGTTCCTCACCATCCTGGCGTTCCTGATCCTCTCCACCGGCATGTGCATTTTCCGCAACACGCCCTTGATGCTGCGCGAGATGCGCTCGTTCCGCGAACACGCCACGGAAGTCTCGCTGCGCGCCTTTTCGCACCAGGCGGAGTTTGCCAGCACCGTGCCACCCGACACCTTGCGGGTTCGTCTGAGCCAGTATCTGCAGGGGCAAGGCTTCCGCGCCAGGATAGGCGCGCCCAACGAAGCGGGCGACATGCTCGTCGCCGCTAAGGCCGGCAGCTACCACCGCATCGGCTACACGCTCACCCACACTGCGATCGTCGTCATCTGCCTGGGCGGCCTGATCGACGGCAACATCCCGCTCAAGGTTGAACAGCTCGTCGGCTGGAAAAAAATCGAGACCCGCGACCTGCCGCAAAGCGATGTCCCCGCTGCAAGCCGCCTCTCGCCCGCCAACCTCTCCTTCCGTGGCGGCGTGACGATCCCCGAGGGCAGTTCGGCCGATGTGGTGTTTCTCAACATCGGCGACGGCTACCTGGTGCAGGACCTGCCGTTCGACATCAAGCTGAAAAAATTCCGCGTTGAGCATTACCCCACCGGCCAGCCCAAGTCGTTCGAAAGCGACATCACCATCACCGACAAGGCAACGCACGAAACGGTATCCCAGACCATCCGGGTCAATCATCCCCTGATTTACAAGGGCATCGCCATTTATCAGGCCAGCTTCGGCGATGGCGGCACCAAGCTGACCATGAAGGGGTGGAACCTGTTCAGCCCCGCCCAAGCGCCTTTCACCATGCACGGCGTAGTCAAGCAGGCATCGCAGATGTCCAATGGCAACGCGACTTACAGCGTCGAATTCACCGAGTTCCGCAAGTTCAACATCGAGAACTTCGCCAACGAGAATGGCGACATGGCAAGCGGCTGGCAGAACCTGCTCAAGTACATGCAAACCGGGACCACCAAGGCGGCGAAGAAGGACTTGCGCAACGTGGGCCCGAGCTTCCAGTACAAGATCCGCGACGCCCAGGGCCAGGCGCGCGAATATTTCAACTACATGCTGCCGATCTTCCTTGACGACCGCTGGTACATCCTTTCGGGCATGCGCCAGGCACCCAATGAACCGTTCCGCTACATTCGCATCCCGCTGGACGAACAAAGCCGCATCGACGGCTTCATGCGCCTGCACGCCATACTGCTGGACAAGCAGGCCCACCCGGAGATCGCCCGCCATTTCGCCGAATTCGCGCTGCAAGGCGAAAAGATCAGTCCGTCCATGATGGGCAAGCTGGAGGCAAGCACCGTCAAGGTGCTGGATATTTTCGCTGCCGGCGGCTTTGAAGCCCTGGCCAAGTTCATCGAAAAATCCGTGCCCGCCGCCGAGCAGGAAAAAGCCGCGCAAACCTATATCAAGGTCCTCGAAAGCGCGGCCGTTTCCGCCTACCGCATTGCCCAGGCAAAAGCCGGCCAGCCGGCAACGATGAATGACAGCACCCTGCGCTTCGTGCGCGACAGCCTCAACACGACGAGCGACCTGTTCTCCTATGGCGCGCCGGTCTACCTGCAGCTATCCGAATTCGACGAAGTGATGGCGAGCGGGCTGCAGCTCACCCGCTCCCCGGGCAAGAACATCGTCTACGGCGGCTCCCTGCTCCTGGTGCTGGGCGTGTTCTTCATGTTCTACGTCAGGGAACGCCGCATCTGGTTGCTGGTCAAACCGCAGTCCGAAACCGTATTGTTCGCCATGTCCACCAACCGCAAGACGATGGATTTCGAACAGGAATTCAATCGCCACAAGGAACAGCTCGCGCGCCTGCTAAAGGAATAA
- a CDS encoding c-type cytochrome: MKQTMAMVAIAGVMTASSALAETAAKGDPAKAQQIVTTVCVACHAADGNSVVPANPKLAGQIPEYIAKQLTDFKSGARKNPIMFGMAAALSPEDMKNLGAFFGEKKAASGSAKDPALAAAGQKLFKGGNQSSGVPACAACHGPSGSGIPAQFPRLAGQHADYILAQLTTFRSGERANDGAKMMRVIASKMTDQEMKAVSEYISGLN, from the coding sequence ATGAAACAAACCATGGCGATGGTGGCGATAGCGGGTGTGATGACCGCGTCTTCGGCGCTGGCAGAAACTGCCGCCAAGGGAGATCCTGCCAAGGCGCAACAGATCGTTACGACAGTTTGCGTCGCCTGTCACGCCGCTGATGGCAACAGTGTCGTTCCCGCCAATCCGAAACTGGCCGGACAGATCCCCGAATACATCGCCAAGCAGCTGACTGATTTCAAATCCGGTGCTCGCAAGAACCCCATCATGTTCGGCATGGCCGCTGCCCTGTCGCCGGAAGACATGAAAAACCTCGGCGCATTCTTCGGCGAGAAAAAAGCTGCTTCCGGTAGCGCAAAAGACCCCGCTTTGGCAGCTGCCGGACAAAAACTGTTCAAAGGTGGCAACCAGTCCAGCGGCGTGCCTGCATGTGCCGCATGCCATGGCCCGAGCGGCTCCGGCATCCCGGCGCAGTTCCCCCGCCTGGCTGGCCAGCACGCCGACTACATCCTGGCTCAGTTGACGACTTTCCGCAGCGGCGAGCGTGCCAACGATGGCGCCAAGATGATGCGTGTGATCGCCTCCAAGATGACCGACCAGGAAATGAAGGCTGTCTCGGAATACATCTCCGGCCTCAACTAA
- the yihA gene encoding ribosome biogenesis GTP-binding protein YihA/YsxC: MALFQHAEFYISAHDLRDLPLPMGMEVAFAGRSNSGKSSAINTLTNRTRLAFVSKTPGRTQLINFFRLGEEGDQRYLVDLPGYGYAAVPEKIRLHWRGVLSTYLQTRSSLRGLVLIMDIRRPLTDLDRQMLEWFKYTGNPVHVLLTKSDKLNRQQAMATLRAVEKELAVIYPGATAQLFSTPKHQGMEEAERVIAKWFEPDPESPAQA; encoded by the coding sequence ATGGCACTTTTTCAACACGCTGAGTTTTATATTTCCGCGCATGACCTACGCGATTTGCCGCTGCCCATGGGCATGGAAGTGGCTTTCGCCGGCCGTTCCAACTCGGGCAAATCGAGCGCGATCAACACCCTGACCAATCGTACCAGGCTTGCTTTCGTCAGCAAGACGCCGGGCCGTACCCAGTTGATCAATTTCTTCAGGCTTGGCGAAGAAGGCGACCAACGTTACCTGGTCGACTTGCCCGGTTATGGCTATGCCGCCGTCCCGGAAAAAATTCGTCTCCACTGGCGCGGGGTGCTGAGCACTTATTTGCAGACACGCTCCTCGCTGCGCGGACTGGTGCTGATCATGGATATCCGGCGTCCCCTGACCGATCTGGACCGGCAGATGCTGGAGTGGTTCAAGTACACCGGCAACCCGGTGCACGTGCTGCTGACCAAGTCCGACAAGCTAAACCGACAGCAGGCCATGGCGACGCTGCGCGCGGTGGAAAAGGAACTGGCGGTGATTTATCCCGGCGCGACCGCCCAGCTGTTCTCCACCCCCAAACATCAAGGCATGGAAGAAGCCGAGCGCGTGATCGCCAAGTGGTTCGAGCCTGACCCGGAATCGCCAGCGCAGGCATAA
- a CDS encoding TrpB-like pyridoxal phosphate-dependent enzyme has translation MSRTKFLLDESEIPTHWYNVVADMPNPPAPPLGPDGKPIGPEALTAIFPMSLIEQEMSAQRWIEIPEKVREIYQLWRPSPLFRAHRLEAALGTPAKIYYKYEGVSPAGSHKPNTAIAQAYYNKEAGIKRIATETGAGQWGCSMALAGQMFGLEVQVYMVKVSYGQKPYRRSMMQTWGAKVFASPSMETNSGRAALAQDPDNQGSLGLAISEAVEDAASRSDTNYALGSVLNHVLLHQTVIGLEAKKQFEKAGDYPDMIFAPCGGGSNFGGAAFPFFADKAAGKNVRLVAVEPTSCPTLTRGHYAYDFGDTAKLTPMMLMYTLGHDFMPPGIHAGGLRYHGDSALVSQLYHEKLIEAVAVPQLATFQAGVTFARSEGIIPAPESNHAIAACIDEALRCKESGEAKTLFFNLSGHGHFDMGAYDSYFSGKLEDYAYPEEAIEAALERLPKVGG, from the coding sequence ATGTCGCGCACCAAATTCCTGCTGGACGAATCCGAAATCCCCACCCACTGGTACAACGTCGTCGCCGACATGCCCAATCCGCCGGCCCCTCCGCTGGGCCCGGACGGCAAGCCGATCGGGCCGGAAGCGCTGACCGCCATCTTCCCCATGAGCCTGATCGAGCAGGAGATGTCCGCCCAGCGCTGGATCGAAATCCCCGAGAAGGTGCGCGAAATTTATCAGCTGTGGCGGCCCTCGCCACTGTTCCGCGCGCACCGTCTGGAAGCGGCGCTCGGCACGCCGGCCAAGATTTACTACAAATACGAAGGCGTTTCCCCGGCCGGTTCGCACAAACCCAACACCGCCATCGCCCAGGCCTATTACAACAAGGAGGCCGGCATCAAACGCATCGCCACCGAAACCGGCGCCGGACAATGGGGCTGTTCCATGGCGCTGGCGGGCCAGATGTTCGGGCTCGAGGTGCAGGTATATATGGTGAAGGTGAGCTACGGCCAGAAACCCTACCGCCGCTCGATGATGCAGACCTGGGGAGCGAAAGTGTTCGCCAGCCCGAGCATGGAAACCAATAGCGGGCGCGCCGCCCTGGCACAGGACCCGGACAATCAGGGCTCGCTGGGCCTGGCGATTTCCGAAGCGGTGGAAGATGCGGCCTCGCGTTCCGATACCAATTACGCCCTGGGCTCGGTACTGAACCACGTACTGCTGCACCAGACCGTAATCGGACTGGAAGCCAAGAAGCAATTCGAGAAAGCGGGCGACTATCCGGACATGATCTTCGCCCCCTGCGGCGGCGGCTCCAACTTCGGCGGCGCGGCCTTCCCCTTCTTCGCCGACAAAGCGGCGGGCAAGAACGTGCGCTTGGTGGCGGTGGAGCCCACATCCTGCCCGACCCTGACGCGCGGCCACTACGCTTACGATTTCGGCGACACGGCAAAACTCACGCCGATGATGCTGATGTACACCCTCGGTCACGACTTCATGCCACCCGGCATCCACGCCGGCGGTTTACGCTACCACGGCGATTCGGCGCTGGTATCGCAGCTCTACCACGAAAAACTGATCGAAGCTGTGGCGGTGCCCCAGCTCGCCACTTTTCAGGCCGGCGTTACCTTCGCCCGCTCCGAAGGCATCATCCCGGCACCGGAGTCGAACCACGCCATCGCCGCCTGCATAGACGAGGCGCTGCGCTGCAAGGAAAGTGGCGAGGCTAAAACGCTGTTTTTCAACCTTTCCGGCCACGGACACTTCGACATGGGCGCATATGACAGTTATTTCAGCGGCAAGCTGGAAGACTATGCTTATCCGGAGGAGGCGATCGAGGCGGCACTGGAGCGCCTGCCGAAGGTGGGCGGGTAA
- a CDS encoding class 1 fructose-bisphosphatase, with protein sequence MHNGTTITQFIIEEQRHIQGATGDFTSLLNDIVTAIKVISNAVNKGALIGVMGSAGSENVQGETQKELDVITNEIFIKSNEWAGHLAAMASEEMDDIYPIPAQYPRGKYLLVFDPLDGSSNVDVNISVGTIFSILRCPGEGDAPSAQAFMQPGTKQVCAGYALYGSSTMLVLTSGHGVNGFTLDRDIGEFVLTHPNMTIPEDTKEFAINASNQRFWEKPVQRYVEEALAGKTGPRGKDFNMRWVASMVAEVHRILMRGGIFMYPKDTKDPTRAGKLRLLYEANPMSFIVEQAGGASSTGRERILEVQPDGLHQRVPVILGSKNEVETVISYHQA encoded by the coding sequence ATGCACAACGGCACCACCATTACCCAATTCATCATCGAAGAACAGCGCCACATCCAAGGCGCGACGGGCGATTTCACTTCGCTCCTCAACGACATCGTCACCGCGATCAAGGTGATTTCCAACGCCGTGAACAAGGGTGCGCTGATTGGCGTGATGGGTTCGGCCGGTTCCGAAAACGTGCAGGGCGAGACGCAGAAGGAACTGGACGTCATCACCAACGAGATCTTCATCAAGTCCAACGAATGGGCGGGCCACCTTGCAGCCATGGCGTCGGAAGAGATGGACGACATCTACCCCATTCCGGCGCAATACCCGCGCGGCAAGTACCTGCTGGTGTTCGACCCGCTCGACGGCTCCAGCAACGTCGACGTGAACATTTCCGTAGGCACCATCTTCTCCATCCTGCGTTGCCCCGGCGAAGGCGACGCGCCTTCCGCGCAGGCCTTCATGCAGCCCGGCACCAAGCAGGTGTGCGCCGGTTACGCGCTGTACGGTTCCTCCACCATGCTGGTGCTGACCAGCGGGCATGGCGTCAACGGCTTCACGCTGGATCGCGATATCGGCGAATTCGTCCTCACCCATCCCAACATGACCATTCCTGAAGATACCAAGGAATTCGCCATCAACGCTTCCAACCAGCGCTTCTGGGAAAAACCGGTGCAGCGCTACGTGGAAGAGGCGCTGGCCGGCAAGACCGGGCCGCGCGGCAAGGACTTCAACATGCGCTGGGTGGCCTCGATGGTCGCGGAAGTGCACCGTATCCTGATGCGCGGCGGCATCTTCATGTATCCCAAGGACACCAAGGACCCCACCCGGGCCGGCAAGCTGCGCTTGCTGTACGAAGCCAACCCCATGTCTTTCATCGTGGAACAGGCCGGCGGCGCTTCCAGCACCGGGCGCGAACGTATCCTCGAAGTGCAGCCCGACGGACTGCACCAGCGCGTGCCGGTGATCCTGGGTTCGAAGAATGAAGTCGAGACCGTGATTTCGTACCACCAGGCATAA
- a CDS encoding YqgE/AlgH family protein produces the protein MKSVDLTHHFLIAMPAMTDPYFAKTLTYICEHNEQGALGIVLNRRIDLDFQALFEQIKIPLENQALAAMPVHYGGPVQMDRGFVLHQPAGEWQSSLQVAEDIALTTSKDILEAVGRGEGPAKLFVSLGYAGWEAGQLEHELAQNAWLTVPATPALIFDEPEETRLAAAMQMLGVDFAFLAEDAGHA, from the coding sequence ATGAAAAGCGTCGATCTCACCCACCATTTCCTCATTGCCATGCCGGCGATGACGGACCCTTATTTCGCCAAGACGCTGACCTATATCTGCGAGCACAACGAGCAGGGTGCGCTGGGTATCGTGCTCAACCGGCGCATCGACCTGGATTTTCAGGCGCTGTTCGAACAGATAAAGATTCCACTCGAAAATCAGGCGTTGGCCGCAATGCCCGTGCACTACGGCGGGCCGGTGCAGATGGACCGGGGTTTCGTGCTGCATCAGCCGGCGGGAGAATGGCAGTCGAGCCTGCAGGTGGCGGAGGATATTGCACTGACCACATCGAAAGATATTCTCGAAGCGGTGGGGCGCGGCGAAGGGCCGGCCAAGCTCTTCGTCTCGCTCGGCTATGCCGGTTGGGAGGCCGGACAGTTGGAGCACGAGCTGGCGCAGAATGCCTGGCTCACCGTGCCCGCCACGCCCGCCCTGATTTTCGACGAACCGGAAGAAACGCGCCTCGCGGCAGCGATGCAAATGCTCGGCGTGGATTTCGCATTTCTGGCAGAGGACGCGGGGCATGCTTGA
- the ruvX gene encoding Holliday junction resolvase RuvX, protein MATSTPHPSPLTPHRTTVLCFDFGLQRIGVAVGDVTIGVAHPLETIHGESNEQKFGAIAILIQEWQPGALVVGLPLHLDGTEHEMTLRCRKFSRQLEGRFNLPVALVDERLTSEAASQDLRAMGIGGRRQKAMLDQVAAQLILQTYLDENKI, encoded by the coding sequence ATGGCGACCTCTACTCCTCACCCCTCACCCCTCACCCCTCACCGAACCACCGTGCTTTGCTTCGACTTCGGCCTCCAGCGCATCGGCGTGGCGGTGGGGGATGTGACGATAGGCGTGGCGCATCCGCTGGAAACCATACACGGCGAAAGCAACGAGCAGAAGTTTGGCGCGATCGCCATTTTGATTCAGGAATGGCAGCCGGGGGCGCTGGTGGTGGGTCTGCCGCTGCACCTCGATGGTACGGAACATGAAATGACGTTGCGCTGCCGCAAGTTCTCCCGGCAACTGGAGGGGCGGTTCAATTTGCCTGTCGCGCTGGTGGATGAGCGCCTGACTTCCGAGGCGGCCAGCCAGGACTTGCGCGCCATGGGCATCGGCGGGCGCCGCCAGAAGGCGATGCTGGACCAGGTTGCCGCGCAGCTGATTTTGCAGACTTATCTGGACGAGAACAAAATTTAG
- the pyrR gene encoding bifunctional pyr operon transcriptional regulator/uracil phosphoribosyltransferase PyrR, translating into MHLPDAEVLLQHMAQQLKPFITARSALVGIHTGGVWLAEKLHPLLDQGMPMGTLDVSFYRDDFGQAGLHPNIEPSSIPFDVEGRDVILVDDVLYTGRSVRAAMNELFDYGRPASIILAVLIDRGGRELPIAAQVVGATLALEARQNIQLNRDEQGTLGLSLHEKN; encoded by the coding sequence ATGCATCTACCTGACGCCGAAGTGCTGCTCCAGCACATGGCGCAACAGCTTAAACCTTTCATTACGGCGCGCAGCGCCCTGGTCGGAATTCACACCGGCGGCGTGTGGCTGGCGGAAAAGCTCCATCCCTTGCTGGATCAAGGCATGCCCATGGGAACGCTGGATGTGTCCTTTTACCGCGACGATTTCGGTCAGGCAGGTTTGCACCCCAACATCGAGCCTTCCTCCATCCCATTCGACGTGGAAGGCCGCGACGTTATTCTGGTCGACGATGTCCTCTACACCGGGCGCAGCGTGCGCGCGGCGATGAACGAGTTGTTCGACTACGGGCGTCCCGCCAGCATCATCCTGGCGGTCCTGATCGACCGCGGCGGACGCGAGTTGCCGATCGCCGCCCAGGTGGTCGGCGCCACGCTCGCCCTGGAGGCCAGGCAGAATATTCAGTTGAACCGCGATGAGCAGGGAACGCTTGGTCTTAGCCTGCATGAAAAGAATTAA
- a CDS encoding aspartate carbamoyltransferase catalytic subunit: MAFLSNNPQLSQNGELQHLLTIEGLNAGMLRHILDTAESFVGVSERDVKKVPLLRGKAIFNLFFEPSTRTRTTFEIAAKRLSADVFNLNISASSQSKGETVLDTVDNLAAMQADMFIVRHAQSGAAHFIARHVAPHIHVINAGDGRHAHPTQGLLDMYTIRHYKKEFHNLRVAIVGDVLHSRVARSQIHALTTLGVPEVRVIAPKTLLPAQVERMGVQVYHDMKQGLKDVDVVIMLRLQNERMRGALLPSAQEYFKSYGLTQEKLALAKPDAIVMHPGPMNRGVEIDSNVADGKQSVILPQVTFGIAVRMAVMSILAGN, encoded by the coding sequence ATGGCATTTCTGAGTAACAACCCGCAGCTCAGCCAGAACGGCGAGTTGCAGCATCTGCTGACGATCGAAGGTTTGAATGCGGGAATGCTGCGGCATATCCTCGATACGGCCGAGTCATTCGTCGGGGTATCCGAGCGCGACGTGAAGAAAGTGCCGCTGTTGCGCGGCAAGGCGATATTCAACCTGTTCTTCGAACCCAGCACGCGCACCCGCACCACCTTCGAGATCGCCGCCAAGCGTCTTTCCGCGGACGTGTTCAACCTCAACATCAGTGCCTCCTCCCAGTCCAAGGGCGAAACAGTGCTGGACACGGTGGACAACCTGGCTGCGATGCAGGCCGACATGTTCATCGTGCGCCACGCCCAGTCCGGTGCGGCGCACTTCATCGCGCGCCACGTCGCGCCGCACATCCACGTCATCAATGCCGGCGACGGGCGCCATGCCCACCCCACCCAGGGCCTGCTGGACATGTACACCATCCGCCACTACAAGAAGGAGTTCCACAACCTGCGCGTGGCCATCGTCGGCGACGTGCTGCATTCGCGCGTGGCGCGCTCGCAGATTCATGCGCTGACCACGCTGGGCGTGCCCGAGGTGCGGGTGATCGCCCCCAAGACGCTGCTGCCGGCCCAGGTCGAGCGCATGGGCGTGCAGGTTTACCACGACATGAAGCAGGGTCTGAAGGACGTCGACGTGGTGATCATGCTGCGTCTGCAGAACGAGCGCATGCGCGGCGCGCTGCTGCCTTCGGCGCAGGAATACTTCAAGTCCTACGGGCTGACCCAGGAAAAACTGGCGCTGGCCAAGCCGGACGCCATCGTGATGCACCCCGGTCCGATGAACCGCGGGGTGGAAATCGACTCCAACGTGGCCGACGGCAAGCAGTCGGTGATCCTGCCCCAGGTGACGTTCGGCATCGCGGTGCGCATGGCGGTGATGAGCATTCTGGCGGGGAATTGA
- a CDS encoding dihydroorotase, translated as MKIHIKNGRLIDPKNNIDALHDVFIAAGKVVGNGSAPEGFHANRVIDATGMVVCPGLIDLSARLREPGFEYMATLESEMDAAVAGGVTSLVCPPDTDPPLDEPGLVEMLKHRAKSLNQARVYPLGALTQKLEGQRLTEMAELHDAGCVAFSQADAPLTDSNVLFRALQYASTFDFTVWLRPQDAFLGKDGVAHDGEVASRLGLAGIPACAETIAIARILLLMKETAARVHLCRLSTRDGVEMVRQAKRDGLPLTCDIGVHHAHLSEMDIGFFDPNCHLVPPLRSLRDRDALREGVKSGVIDALCSDHTPVDDDAKLLPFAEAEAGVTGLELLLPLTLKWAAEMGVGLSKAIAIITTEPARILALDAGHLTPGHSADICIFAPDEYWQVTPAALKSQGKNTPFHNMELAGKVKYTLVDGSVVYEG; from the coding sequence ATGAAGATACACATTAAAAACGGCCGTCTGATCGACCCGAAAAACAATATCGATGCGCTGCACGACGTGTTCATCGCCGCCGGCAAGGTGGTGGGGAACGGCTCGGCGCCGGAAGGCTTCCATGCCAACCGGGTGATCGACGCCACCGGCATGGTGGTGTGTCCCGGCCTGATCGACCTTTCCGCCCGCTTGCGCGAGCCCGGCTTCGAATACATGGCCACGCTGGAGTCGGAAATGGATGCGGCGGTGGCCGGCGGCGTGACCAGCCTGGTGTGCCCGCCCGACACCGACCCGCCGCTGGACGAGCCGGGCCTGGTGGAGATGCTCAAGCATCGCGCCAAGAGCCTTAACCAGGCGCGGGTCTATCCGCTCGGTGCCCTGACGCAGAAACTGGAAGGCCAGCGCCTGACCGAAATGGCGGAATTGCATGACGCCGGTTGCGTGGCGTTTTCCCAGGCCGACGCGCCGCTGACCGACAGCAACGTGCTGTTCCGCGCCCTGCAGTACGCCTCGACCTTCGATTTCACGGTGTGGCTGCGTCCGCAGGACGCCTTTCTCGGCAAGGACGGCGTGGCGCACGATGGCGAAGTGGCGTCCCGTCTTGGTCTGGCCGGCATACCGGCGTGCGCCGAAACCATCGCGATTGCCAGAATCCTGCTCCTGATGAAAGAGACCGCCGCCAGGGTCCACCTGTGCCGGCTGTCCACGCGCGACGGCGTGGAAATGGTGCGCCAGGCCAAGCGCGACGGACTGCCCCTGACTTGCGACATCGGGGTGCATCATGCGCATCTGTCCGAAATGGATATCGGCTTTTTCGACCCCAATTGCCACCTGGTGCCGCCGTTGCGCAGCCTGCGCGACCGCGATGCGCTGCGCGAGGGGGTGAAAAGCGGCGTCATCGACGCCCTGTGTTCCGACCATACGCCGGTGGATGACGATGCCAAGTTGCTGCCCTTCGCCGAAGCGGAAGCCGGCGTCACCGGCCTGGAACTGCTGCTGCCGCTGACGCTGAAATGGGCGGCGGAAATGGGCGTGGGTTTGTCCAAGGCGATTGCCATCATCACCACCGAGCCGGCGCGCATCCTGGCGCTCGACGCCGGCCACCTGACGCCCGGCCATAGCGCGGACATCTGCATTTTCGCGCCCGACGAATATTGGCAGGTGACGCCTGCCGCCCTGAAAAGCCAAGGCAAGAACACCCCGTTCCACAATATGGAGCTGGCGGGGAAGGTGAAATACACACTGGTGGACGGTAGCGTGGTTTACGAAGGCTAG
- a CDS encoding Hsp20/alpha crystallin family protein: MAGITRYDPFNLSRVDPFSDIDDLFKGFFVRPMALEGQPQMQIKMDVKEADGAYTVHADIPGVKKEDIHVTIEGNQVSISAEVKKEKEEKQGEKVLRSERYYGKVARSFTLAQDVDEAKAQAKYADGVLELTLPKKAVSSAKKLAIQ; this comes from the coding sequence ATGGCCGGTATTACCCGTTACGATCCCTTCAACCTTTCCCGCGTGGATCCGTTCAGTGACATCGACGATCTGTTCAAAGGCTTTTTCGTGCGCCCGATGGCCCTCGAAGGGCAGCCCCAGATGCAGATCAAGATGGACGTCAAGGAGGCTGACGGCGCCTATACCGTGCATGCCGACATACCCGGCGTGAAAAAAGAGGATATACACGTCACCATCGAAGGTAACCAGGTTTCGATCAGCGCCGAAGTGAAGAAGGAAAAGGAAGAAAAGCAGGGCGAGAAAGTGCTGCGTTCCGAACGTTACTACGGCAAGGTGGCGCGCAGTTTCACCCTGGCCCAGGACGTGGATGAAGCCAAGGCCCAGGCGAAATACGCCGATGGCGTGCTGGAACTGACGCTGCCGAAAAAAGCGGTCAGTTCCGCGAAGAAGCTGGCGATACAGTAA